A window of Ipomoea triloba cultivar NCNSP0323 chromosome 2, ASM357664v1 contains these coding sequences:
- the LOC116010899 gene encoding uncharacterized protein LOC116010899: protein MRKVTEELSERGSPQAATALLPEDEDLLRRSTKKTKRGRDSSKQPSTSPIDGIIQETPMSAGLKSSDSTQWRTPIETPNNAWGRKENYESTEQEEVSDEETMEEVESDPNCPVIPVSREEKERLRRPWRRTLIVKVLGRKVGYLFLRQRLQQMWKTEANFELIAIDQDYFLARFESLRDYEFAKYDGPWIILGHYLTVQEWEPNFFPQKNKLNKLLVWVRFPALPIEYFEEEFLTKIGKNIGRPVKVDTTTSLISIGRFARVCVEVDVTKPLLAKFTVGGEVVPIEYEGIQMVCFSCGIYGHKQGQCRADEHKKGENVAGLNSDQDQNSNPQNMKEHPGVHQVSKPTRDLRQNFGEWMLVARKDKRGLRRGGNQTTEPPNNSRSQVSLANTARGGCQLNSRFAILDGLDDNEEVPAVVTTNTVVDQTAPKSLPNIRTN from the coding sequence ATGAGAAAAGTCACGGAGGAATTATCTGAAAGAGGCTCGCCTCAAGCGGCGACCGCTCTATTACCAGAAGATGAAGACCTGCTACGACGAAGCACGAAGAAAACAAAGAGAGGTCGAGATTCGTCGAAACAGCCATCGACATCTCCGATTGACGGGATTATCCAAGAAACACCTATGTCAGCCGGCCTTAAGTCATCGGATTCCACTCAATGGCGAACCCCAATTGAAACCCCCAATAATGCTTGGGGCAGAAAAGAGAACTACGAATCTACAGAGCAAGAAGAAGTCTCGGACGAGGAAACAATGGAGGAAGTCGAATCAGACCCCAATTGCCCTGTAATTCCGGTATCAAGAGAAGAAAAGGAACGCCTACGGAGGCCATGGCGGAGAACCTTAATTGTCAAAGTTCTTGGGCGCAAGGTCGGCTACTTATTTTTGCGGCAGAGACTTCAACAGATGTGGAAGACGGAAGCAAACTTCGAACTCATTGCGATAGATCAAGACTATTTCTTGGCAAGATTTGAATCACTTCGCGACTATGAGTTCGCCAAATACGACGGACCTTGGATTATCTTGGGGCATTACCTGACGGTTCAAGAATGGGAGCCAAATTTTTTCCCTCAGAAAAACAAATTGAATAAGCTTCTAGTTTGGGTAAGATTTCCGGCTCTTCCTATTGAATATTTCGAAGAAGAATTCTtgacaaaaataggaaaaaacaTAGGCCGGCCAGTCAAGGTGGATACCACTACCAGTTTAATTTCTATAGGCAGATTCGCAAGAGTTTGCGTTGAAGTGGATGTAACCAAACCTCTGTTGGCCAAATTTACGGTGGGTGGCGAAGTTGTACCCATAGAGTATGAAGGAATACAAATGGTTTGCTTCAGTTGTGGTATCTATGGCCATAAACAGGGCCAATGTAGAGCAGATGAACATAAGAAAGGGGAGAACGTTGCAGGTCTAAATTCTGATCAAGATCAGAACAGCAATCCTCAAAATATGAAGGAACATCCAGGAGTACATCAAGTGAGTAAACCAACCAGAGATCTAAGGCAAAACTTTGGTGAGTGGATGCTCGTAGCAAGAAAGGATAAGAGAGGCTTACGAAGGGGAGGTAATCAAACTACTGAACCCCCTAACAATAGTCGAAGCCAAGTTTCACTGGCAAATACTGCCAGGGGAGGTTGTCAGTTAAACTCTCGGTTTGCCATTCTGGATGGGCTAGATGATAATGAAGAAGTCCCAGCGGTTGTGACGACCAATACAGTGGTAGACCAGACTGCACCGAAATCCTTGCCAAACATCAGAACGAATTAG